Proteins co-encoded in one Euleptes europaea isolate rEulEur1 chromosome 1, rEulEur1.hap1, whole genome shotgun sequence genomic window:
- the LOC130472718 gene encoding steroid 21-hydroxylase, which translates to MFSAALFFLVFLAVALLYRQHGRLLRGKACGDLPGPRALPVIGNLSHLFHPNLPIHFLKLSELYGPIYRLRFGNKDVVVLNSSDLIREALMRKWTDFAGRPHSFLANLISMGGRDLSLGDYSPAWRLQRKLTHTAFQRCLRVDMEQIVSNQARHLCQVFHGYGGEPVDVAHDFSLHACQVISTTMFGPLGDSAVKEIHDCTIELVERWSAASVQVLDFLPVLRVFPNAAFRKLLSCVAKRDAFVQDVMKKHEESCHPTETRYMVDHMLQFLYEHAADKQKDVGLSPEHLHMAIVDLFIGGTETTAALLTWAVAFLLHRPEIQERIYREIMTVIGLDRDPAYSDREHLPYLSATITESLRLRPSAPLALPHAATRDTSLSGFHIPKGTTVIPNLYGAHHDESKWDRPLEFRPERFLESDASSREAQRHLVPFSCGARGCLGEALARMESFLFLAHILRDFRMLPPQNGCLPDLRGQFGTVVHCKPFTVRLVPRGTDPAA; encoded by the exons ATGTTCAGTGCTGCTCTTTTCTTCTTGGTGTTTCTGGCTGTGGCCCTGCTTTACCGGCAGCACGGCAGGCTCCTCCGGGGGAAGGCCTGTGGGGATCTGCCTGGCCCTCGGGCCCTGCCTGTCATCGGCAACCTCTCCCACCTCTTCCACCCCAACCTTCCCATCCACTTCCTCAAGTTATCTGAGCTATACGGACCCATCTACCGCCTTCGCTTTGGCAACAAAG ATGTGGTGGTGCTGAACAGTTCGGACCTAATCCGAGAGGCGCTGATGCGGAAATGGACTGACTTCGCAGGGCGGCCACACAGCTTTCTTG CAAATCTTATTTCGATGGGAGGCAGGGACCTGTCCTTGGGTGACTACTCACCGGCCTGGCGGTTGCAAAGGAAACTGACTCACACGGCCTTTCAGCGCTGCCTGCGGGTAGACATGGAGCAGATCGTCAGCAACCAAGCTCGGCATCTCTGCCAG GTTTTCCATGGTTACGGGGGAGAACCCGTGGATGTGGCCCATGATTTTTCTTTGCATGCCTGCCAGGTCATCTCTACTACAATGTTTGGGCCTTTG GGCGATTCTGCCGTTAAAGAAATTCATGACTGCACTATTGAACTGGTAGAAAGATGGAGCGCCGCTTCCGTACAGGTTCTGGATTTTCTCCCCGTCCTTCGG GTCTTCCCCAATGCTGCGTTTCGAAAGCTGCTGTCCTGCGTTGCGAAGCGTGATGCCTTCGTTCAGGACGTGATGAAGAAACATGAG GAGTCCTGCCATCCCACGGAAACGCGGTACATGGTGGACCACATGCTGCAGTTCCTGTATGAGCATGCTGCTGACAAGCAGAAGGATGTGGGCCTCTCGCCAGAGCATCTCCATATGGCCATTGTTGACCTGTTCATCGGGGGAACGGAGACTACCGCTGCTTTGCTCACATGGGCCGTGGCATTCCTGCTACACCGTCCAGAG ATTCAGGAGCGAATCTACCGCGAGATAATGACTGTCATAGGTCTTGATCGTGACCCTGCCTACAGTGACCGGGAGCATTTGCCCTATCTGAGTGCCACCATCACGGAGTCTTTGCGCCTGCGTCCTTCGGCACCTCTCGCTCTGCCTCACGCGGCCACACGAGACACCAG CCTGTCTGGTTTCCACATCCCGAAGGGCACAACCGTCATCCCAAATCTCTATGGGGCCCACCACGACGAAAGCAAATGGGATCGGCCTCTGGAGTTCAGACCAG AGAGATTCCTGGAGAGCGATGCCTCTTCTCGTGAGGCCCAGCGGCATCTGGTACCCTTCAGCTGTGGAGCGCGAGGCTGCCTGGGAGAAGCCTTGGCTCGCATGGAGTCCTTCCTCTTCCTCGCACACATCCTGCGGGATTTCCGGATGTTGCCCCCGCAGAACGGGTGTCTTCCTGACCTCAGGGGACAGTTTGGGACCGTGGTGCATTGCAAGCCCTTCACTGTTCGGCTGGTACCCAGAGGGACTGACCCTGCAGCGTGA